The following are encoded in a window of Arthrobacter sp. OAP107 genomic DNA:
- a CDS encoding mandelate racemase/muconate lactonizing enzyme family protein, which translates to MSTVDLIRHVKLSTARLPLAVPISDAKVFTGRQKPMTEVVFLFAEITTEQGHTGLGFSYSKRAGGPAQYAHAKEVGEGIIGEDPNDIGKLYTKLLWAGASVGRSGVATQALAAIDIALYDLKAKRAGLPLAKLLGSYRDSVQTYNTSGGFLNASLDEVKARATQSVEEGIGGIKIKVGLPDTNEDLRRVAGIREHIGWDVPLMVDANQQWDRAAALRMGRLLEEFNLIWIEEPLDAYDFEGHAHLAQVLDTPIATGEMLASVTEHKGLIAANGCDIIQPDAPRVGGITQFLRLAALADERGLGLAPHFAMEIHLHLAAAYPREPWVEHFDWLDPLFNERLETKDGRMIVPDRPGLGVSLSDQARAWTTETVEFGA; encoded by the coding sequence ATGAGCACCGTCGATCTCATCCGGCACGTCAAGCTTTCCACCGCCCGCCTTCCGCTGGCCGTCCCGATCAGTGACGCGAAAGTGTTCACAGGCCGCCAGAAGCCCATGACCGAGGTTGTTTTCCTTTTCGCGGAGATCACCACGGAACAGGGCCACACCGGCCTCGGCTTCAGCTACTCCAAGCGCGCCGGCGGCCCCGCCCAGTACGCCCACGCCAAGGAAGTCGGCGAAGGCATCATCGGCGAGGACCCCAACGACATCGGCAAGCTCTACACCAAGCTGCTCTGGGCCGGCGCCTCCGTGGGCCGCTCGGGCGTCGCCACCCAGGCCCTCGCCGCCATCGACATCGCCCTGTACGACCTCAAGGCCAAGCGCGCCGGGCTGCCGCTGGCCAAGCTCCTGGGCTCCTACCGCGACTCCGTCCAGACCTACAACACCTCCGGAGGTTTCCTCAATGCCTCCCTCGACGAGGTGAAGGCCCGCGCCACACAGTCCGTCGAGGAAGGCATTGGCGGCATCAAGATCAAGGTGGGCCTCCCGGACACCAACGAGGACCTGCGCCGCGTGGCCGGCATCCGCGAACACATCGGCTGGGACGTGCCCCTCATGGTGGACGCCAACCAGCAGTGGGACCGCGCCGCGGCACTGCGCATGGGCCGCCTGCTCGAGGAATTCAACCTGATCTGGATCGAAGAGCCGCTGGACGCCTACGACTTCGAGGGCCACGCCCACCTCGCCCAGGTCCTGGACACCCCCATCGCCACCGGCGAAATGCTCGCCTCCGTGACCGAGCACAAGGGCCTCATCGCCGCCAACGGCTGCGACATCATCCAGCCCGACGCCCCGCGCGTCGGTGGCATCACCCAGTTCCTCCGCCTGGCGGCCCTCGCGGACGAACGCGGCCTGGGCCTGGCCCCGCACTTCGCGATGGAAATCCACCTGCACCTGGCCGCCGCCTACCCGCGCGAACCGTGGGTGGAGCACTTCGACTGGCTGGACCCGCTGTTCAACGAGCGCCTTGAAACCAAGGACGGCCGGATGATCGTTCCGGACCGCCCGGGCCTCGGCGTCAGCCTCAGCGATCAGGCCCGCGCATGGACCACCGAGACCGTGGAATTCGGCGCGTAA